One Cololabis saira isolate AMF1-May2022 chromosome 18, fColSai1.1, whole genome shotgun sequence genomic region harbors:
- the lamp5 gene encoding lysosome-associated membrane glycoprotein 5: protein MGRQRFSTTESRLLLLLTVFGVLALSAVLAEQEGENLSGLSNNPDKAIFAVRENGTTCLMVEFAVRFLVPYDVLALNGIDLITEQAAFTLPRNAEIEGKCGDTESEIHISWKNNAYVLRIFFSKEVRDKGIEVWKISKVQFVYDTSETSHFINAYNPGKHTASTHRLSALVTPAGRSYLCAAQQTLTLISSDHQKGITISMYEVQMQPFDIASDFMFSEPYKCITDQRERLEETLPLVLGVILGLIIIITVTIYHFHLKLTAAQPQLPRDRSMYKNM, encoded by the exons ATGGGACGACAGCGCTTCAGCACCACGGAgagccggctgctgctgctgctcactgTTTTTG gtGTGCTGGCTCTGTCCGCGGTGCTGGCGGAGCAGGAGGGGGAGAACCTGTCCGGCCTCTCCAACAACCCGGACAAAGCCATATTCGCGGTCCGGGAAAACGGCACGACGTGCCTGATGGTGGAATTCGCCGTGAGATTCCTGGTGCCATACGACGTCCTGGCGCTCAATGGGATAGAC TTGATCACAGAACAAGCGGCTTTCACTTTGCCCAGAAACGCAGAAATCGAGGGGAAATGTGGGGATACGGAGTCAGAGATCCATATCTCCTGGAAGAATAACGCCTACGTCCTCCGCATTTTCTTCTCCAAG GAGGTCCGTGACAAGGGGATCGAGGTGTGGAAGATTAGCAAAGTCCAGTTCGTGTACGACACCTCGGAGACATCGCATTTCATCAACGCTTACAACC CTGGAAAGCACACCGCCAGCACCCACCGGCTCTCGGCCCTGGTGACCCCCGCCGGGCGCTCCTACTTGTGCGCGGCTCAGCagaccctcaccctcatctccAGTGACCACCAGAAGGGCATCACAATCTCCATGTACGAGGTCCAGATGCAGCCCTTCGACATCGcctctgacttcatgttcagcGAAC CCTATAAGTGCATCACGGACCAGCGGGAACGCCTGGAGGAGACCCTCCCCCTCGTCCTGGGCGTCATCTTGGGTCTAATAATCATCATCACCGTCACCATCTACCACTTCCACCTGAAGCTGACAGCGGCTCAGCCGCAGCTCCCCCGAGATCGCTCCATGTACAAGAACATGTAG